One Nostocoides sp. HKS02 genomic window carries:
- a CDS encoding LCP family protein codes for MSEPTHGSAEGEDATTQASAVTGDDATGDQPQRRSDRHTGADHPHPWLRRVVFGIAAFLVVLLVLGIGVYLKLTGNINRIDISGALGRRPSPAATTDAVTNLAPMNVFVMGSDTRAGQGGNFGADISKAGVEGARSDTNLIVHLSADRKSAIVVSIPRDSMTMAPRDCKNKSDTVQNGVMRQWNANFTLGGPACTIRTFEGLTNIYINHYVVIDFRGFQSMVDALGGVTVCTPQAVNDPGSGLKLPAGRTKVNGQQALSYVRARETLGDGSDLSRIDRQQAFLSSMIQGATQSSLLLRPDKLFRFLDAATQATTTDMGIGDMKDLAESVRSIGISQIRFVRLPTEPYVADPNRVQWTASAQTLWQAIREDKPLPGTKAPAGSTKPTPSPTTTQPLTVSPGVISVRVTNDSGVPGMAKQAAAALRVQGFTVVSYLTGSGPVSHGVVVRYGPGRAEAARTVAAVYPGAQTREDPLLGSTIELSMGIGSPAAVAVPNRLGTEPLPKESVTATQAPTPTPSIKARAANQDICS; via the coding sequence GTGAGCGAGCCCACCCACGGCTCTGCCGAAGGCGAGGACGCCACGACGCAGGCCTCGGCTGTCACGGGGGACGACGCCACAGGCGACCAGCCGCAACGCCGGTCGGACCGGCATACCGGAGCAGACCACCCGCACCCCTGGTTGCGCAGAGTGGTGTTCGGGATCGCGGCCTTCCTGGTAGTGCTCCTCGTGCTGGGCATCGGGGTGTACCTCAAGCTCACCGGCAACATCAACCGCATCGACATCTCGGGCGCCCTCGGCAGGCGCCCCAGTCCGGCAGCGACCACCGATGCCGTCACCAACCTCGCCCCGATGAACGTCTTCGTCATGGGTTCGGACACCCGGGCCGGCCAGGGCGGCAACTTCGGCGCCGACATCAGCAAGGCCGGGGTCGAGGGCGCGCGGTCCGACACGAACCTGATCGTGCACCTGTCCGCCGACCGCAAGTCGGCGATCGTCGTCTCGATTCCCCGCGACTCGATGACCATGGCGCCTCGGGACTGCAAGAACAAGTCCGACACGGTGCAGAACGGCGTCATGCGCCAGTGGAACGCCAACTTCACCCTCGGCGGGCCCGCGTGCACGATCCGCACCTTCGAGGGCCTGACGAACATCTACATCAACCACTACGTCGTGATCGACTTCCGCGGCTTCCAGTCCATGGTCGACGCGCTCGGTGGCGTCACGGTCTGCACCCCGCAGGCCGTGAACGACCCGGGCAGCGGTCTCAAGCTCCCCGCCGGCCGGACCAAGGTCAACGGCCAGCAGGCCCTGAGCTACGTGCGGGCCCGTGAGACGCTCGGCGACGGCTCGGACCTCAGCCGGATCGACCGTCAGCAGGCCTTCCTGTCGTCGATGATCCAGGGCGCGACCCAGTCCTCGCTGCTGCTGCGACCCGACAAGCTGTTCCGCTTCCTCGACGCCGCCACCCAGGCGACCACCACCGACATGGGAATCGGTGACATGAAGGACCTGGCCGAGAGTGTCCGCAGCATCGGCATCAGCCAGATCCGGTTCGTGCGGCTGCCCACCGAGCCCTACGTCGCCGACCCGAACCGCGTGCAGTGGACTGCTTCGGCGCAGACCCTGTGGCAGGCGATCCGCGAGGACAAGCCGCTGCCCGGCACCAAGGCGCCGGCCGGCAGCACGAAGCCGACCCCCTCACCGACCACGACCCAGCCACTCACCGTGAGCCCCGGTGTGATCTCGGTCCGGGTCACCAACGACTCCGGGGTGCCGGGGATGGCCAAGCAGGCGGCTGCGGCGCTCCGGGTCCAGGGCTTCACCGTCGTCTCCTACCTCACCGGCAGCGGACCGGTGTCACACGGCGTGGTGGTCCGGTACGGCCCCGGCCGGGCAGAGGCGGCCCGCACGGTCGCCGCGGTCTACCCGGGCGCCCAGACCCGCGAGGACCCCCTGCTCGGCTCGACCATCGAGCTGAGCATGGGCATCGGCTCGCCCGCAGCAGTCGCGGTGCCGAACCGGCTGGGCACGGAGCCGCTGCCCAAGGAGTCGGTCACGGCGACGCAGGCGCCGACTCCCACGCCGTCGATCAAGGCCCGCGCAGCCAACCAGGACATCTGCAGCTGA